A single Streptomyces sp. Edi2 DNA region contains:
- a CDS encoding crotonase/enoyl-CoA hydratase family protein, with protein sequence MGGTEHLSVERIGATLVLTLNRPEAKNALSLPMLVGLYDGWISADEDDTIRSVVLTGAGGTFCAGMDLKALAGDGMAGEQYRDRLRADPDLHWKAMLRHHRPRKPVIAAVEGYCVAGGTEILQGTDIRVAGEGATFGLFEVRRGLFPIGGSTVRLARQIPRTHALEMLLTGRPYPAREAERIGLIGHVVPEGTALDKALEIAELVNGCGPLAVEAVKASVYETAGMTETDGLAAELARGWPVFDTADAKEGSRAFAEKRPPVYRRA encoded by the coding sequence ATGGGTGGTACGGAACATCTGTCCGTGGAGCGCATCGGCGCGACACTGGTGCTCACCCTCAACCGGCCGGAGGCGAAGAACGCACTCTCGCTGCCGATGCTGGTGGGCCTGTACGACGGCTGGATCTCCGCCGACGAGGACGACACGATCCGCTCCGTCGTCCTCACCGGCGCCGGCGGAACCTTCTGCGCCGGCATGGACCTCAAGGCCCTCGCGGGCGACGGCATGGCCGGCGAGCAGTACCGCGACCGGCTGCGCGCCGACCCCGACCTGCACTGGAAGGCGATGCTGCGGCACCACCGCCCCCGCAAACCCGTGATCGCCGCCGTCGAGGGGTACTGCGTCGCGGGCGGGACGGAGATCCTGCAGGGCACCGACATCCGCGTGGCCGGCGAGGGCGCCACCTTCGGGCTGTTCGAGGTGCGGCGCGGGCTGTTCCCCATCGGCGGCTCCACCGTCCGCCTCGCCCGCCAGATCCCCCGCACCCACGCCCTGGAGATGCTGCTCACCGGGCGGCCCTACCCCGCACGCGAGGCCGAGCGCATCGGCCTGATCGGCCATGTCGTCCCCGAGGGCACCGCGCTGGACAAGGCCCTGGAGATCGCGGAACTGGTCAACGGCTGCGGACCGCTCGCCGTCGAAGCCGTCAAGGCCTCCGTCTACGAAACCGCCGGGATGACCGAGACCGACGGGCTGGCGGCCGAACTCGCCCGCGGCTGGCCGGTCTTCGACACCGCCGACGCCAAGGAAGGCTCCCGGGCCTTCGCCGAGAAGCGCCCGCCCGTCTACCGGCGCGCCTGA
- a CDS encoding acyl-CoA synthetase has product MEYNLADLFESIVDTVPDREALVYVDHPGTGSERRLTYAELDRAANRLAHHLADRGIRPGQHVGLHLYNGIEYLQAVYACLKIRAVPVNVNYRYVEEELVYLYRDADLVALVFDAEFTARVAAALPQAPGLRHLVRVGTPPAGAPEPPVTPVALADAEAAASPARDFGPRSADDQIVIYTGGTTGMPKGVMWRHEDLFFAGMGGGAPTGEPVTRPQELAERVAAGGDGIVFFPAPPLMHGTSTLTTFIAFHFGQKVVVHRKYVPEEVLRTIERERVTSVSLVGDAMLRPLVDALGGPLKGTDCSSLFSVSSSGAILSETVRAQFAALLPHVMLLNNFGSSESGFNGTATDDSGPGKGFRLHVNSRTAVVDLATHEPVPAGEVGRIALRGHVPLGYYNDPKKTAETFFEAHGDRWVLLGDMATVDEAGIVTVLGRGSQCINSGGEKVYPEEVEQALKAHPDVYDALVAGVPDERWGSRVAAVVQLRAGAAPLDLEGLQHHCRTRLAGYKIPRAAVFTDHIQRSPSGKADYRWARAVAAGGGTG; this is encoded by the coding sequence GTGGAGTACAACCTTGCCGACCTCTTCGAGTCGATCGTCGACACGGTCCCGGACCGCGAGGCGCTGGTGTACGTCGACCATCCGGGGACCGGCAGCGAACGGCGGCTGACCTACGCCGAGCTGGACCGCGCCGCCAACCGCCTGGCCCACCACCTCGCCGACCGCGGCATCCGCCCCGGTCAGCACGTCGGGCTGCACCTCTACAACGGCATCGAATACCTCCAGGCCGTCTACGCCTGCCTGAAGATCCGCGCCGTTCCGGTGAACGTCAACTACCGCTACGTCGAGGAGGAGCTGGTCTACCTCTACCGGGACGCCGACCTGGTGGCGCTGGTCTTCGACGCGGAGTTCACCGCGCGGGTGGCCGCCGCCCTCCCGCAGGCGCCCGGGCTGCGGCATCTCGTCCGGGTCGGCACCCCGCCCGCCGGTGCCCCCGAGCCGCCCGTCACGCCTGTCGCGCTCGCGGACGCCGAGGCCGCCGCCTCCCCCGCGCGGGACTTCGGGCCGCGCTCGGCCGACGACCAAATCGTGATCTACACCGGTGGCACCACCGGCATGCCCAAGGGCGTGATGTGGCGCCACGAGGACCTGTTCTTCGCCGGAATGGGCGGCGGGGCACCAACCGGTGAGCCGGTGACGCGGCCGCAGGAGCTGGCCGAGCGGGTCGCGGCCGGCGGCGACGGCATCGTCTTCTTCCCCGCTCCCCCGCTGATGCACGGCACCTCCACCCTCACCACGTTCATCGCCTTCCACTTCGGCCAGAAGGTCGTCGTCCACCGCAAATACGTGCCCGAGGAGGTGCTGCGGACCATCGAGCGGGAGCGGGTCACCAGCGTGTCGCTGGTCGGCGATGCGATGCTGCGTCCGCTCGTCGACGCTCTCGGCGGGCCGCTCAAGGGCACCGACTGCTCCTCGCTGTTCAGCGTCAGCAGCTCGGGCGCGATCCTCTCCGAGACCGTACGCGCCCAGTTCGCCGCGCTGCTCCCGCACGTCATGCTGCTCAACAACTTCGGCTCGTCCGAGTCCGGGTTCAACGGCACCGCCACCGACGACTCCGGCCCTGGCAAGGGCTTCCGGCTGCACGTCAACTCCCGTACGGCAGTGGTGGACCTGGCGACCCATGAGCCGGTGCCGGCCGGCGAGGTCGGCCGTATCGCGCTGCGCGGGCATGTCCCGCTGGGCTACTACAACGACCCGAAGAAGACCGCCGAGACCTTCTTCGAGGCGCACGGCGACCGGTGGGTGCTGCTGGGCGATATGGCGACCGTGGACGAGGCGGGCATCGTCACCGTCCTCGGCCGGGGCTCGCAGTGCATCAACTCCGGTGGCGAGAAGGTCTATCCGGAGGAGGTCGAGCAGGCGCTGAAGGCGCATCCGGACGTCTATGACGCGCTGGTGGCGGGCGTGCCGGACGAGCGGTGGGGCAGCCGTGTCGCGGCCGTGGTCCAACTGCGGGCCGGTGCGGCGCCGTTGGACCTGGAAGGCCTGCAGCACCACTGCCGGACCCGGTTGGCGGGGTACAAGATCCCGCGTGCCGCCGTCTTCACCGACCACATCCAGCGTTCGCCCAGTGGCAAGGCGGACTATCGCTGGGCGCGGGCGGTGGCGGCGGGCGGGGGGACGGGGTGA
- a CDS encoding chorismate mutase, translating into MHLTTSLRSALALGAAVAVLLTGTGGAAAAPAVPSAASAPPAAPVPPAAAAHSPYGELRPLAALSAERLATGDLVAAAKWGTGSPIDDPAREQEVLDTVADQARRLGADPAATVRVFRDQIEANKVVQRGLYRRWDADPAQAPTERPDLQEVRKEINRINGALVRALAGSPRARSAPYCAPLLTAAAVRVHQQRNLDALHTAALARSLRSVCAGA; encoded by the coding sequence GTGCACCTGACCACCTCGCTACGGAGCGCCCTGGCCCTCGGCGCGGCCGTGGCCGTCCTGCTCACCGGGACCGGCGGGGCCGCCGCGGCGCCGGCCGTGCCGTCTGCCGCTTCCGCACCGCCCGCCGCGCCCGTACCGCCTGCCGCCGCCGCGCACTCGCCGTACGGCGAACTCCGGCCGCTCGCCGCGCTGTCCGCCGAGCGGCTGGCCACCGGCGATCTGGTGGCCGCGGCGAAGTGGGGCACCGGCAGCCCGATCGACGATCCGGCGCGTGAGCAGGAGGTGCTGGACACGGTGGCGGACCAGGCCCGGCGGCTGGGTGCCGACCCGGCCGCCACGGTGCGGGTCTTCCGGGATCAGATCGAGGCCAACAAGGTCGTGCAGCGCGGGCTGTACCGCCGGTGGGACGCGGACCCGGCGCAGGCGCCCACCGAGCGGCCCGACCTCCAGGAGGTCCGCAAGGAGATCAACCGCATCAATGGCGCGCTGGTGCGGGCCCTGGCCGGCTCCCCGCGTGCCCGTTCGGCGCCGTACTGCGCTCCGCTGCTGACCGCGGCCGCGGTGCGGGTGCACCAGCAGCGGAACCTGGACGCGCTGCACACGGCGGCCCTGGCCCGCTCGCTGCGCTCGGTCTGCGCCGGAGCCTGA
- a CDS encoding alpha/beta hydrolase, protein MSDVRKVQVGEVQLAYRVWGEEDVPPAVLLHCLGEDGEDWRGVVGRLAGTHRVYAPDQRGHGLSDWPGAYGFERWRDDAIGFLQALGLERVALIGHSMGAVAALLLAADRPELVDRLVLEEVPLPLPAEPPQEVPEQPAGPQSFDWYAKTAVVAERNAPDPAWWDAPAKVTAPTLVIGGGESSHIPQDHLARLAERMPDARLVTVEGAGHLVHEERPGEFLAAVTSFLAP, encoded by the coding sequence ATGAGTGACGTTCGGAAAGTGCAGGTCGGTGAGGTCCAGCTGGCGTACCGGGTATGGGGGGAGGAGGACGTGCCCCCGGCCGTGCTGCTGCACTGCCTCGGGGAGGACGGCGAGGACTGGCGTGGCGTGGTCGGCCGGCTCGCCGGCACCCACCGTGTCTACGCCCCCGACCAGCGGGGCCACGGCCTCAGCGACTGGCCCGGTGCGTACGGCTTCGAACGGTGGCGGGACGACGCGATCGGCTTCCTGCAGGCGCTCGGACTGGAGCGGGTGGCCCTGATCGGGCACTCGATGGGTGCGGTGGCCGCACTGCTGCTGGCCGCGGACCGGCCCGAGCTGGTGGACCGGCTGGTCCTGGAGGAAGTGCCGCTGCCGCTGCCCGCCGAGCCGCCGCAGGAGGTGCCGGAGCAACCGGCCGGCCCGCAGTCGTTCGACTGGTACGCCAAGACCGCGGTGGTGGCGGAGCGCAATGCGCCCGACCCCGCGTGGTGGGACGCGCCGGCGAAGGTCACCGCACCGACCCTGGTCATCGGCGGCGGCGAGTCCAGCCATATCCCGCAGGACCACCTCGCCCGCCTGGCCGAGCGGATGCCCGACGCCCGTCTGGTGACGGTGGAGGGGGCCGGCCATCTCGTCCACGAGGAGCGGCCGGGGGAATTCCTCGCCGCGGTCACCTCGTTCCTGGCGCCGTAG
- the paaK gene encoding phenylacetate--CoA ligase PaaK, producing the protein MPEAATGSDTFDDAERLSADALHSLQLTRLRASLQHAYDHVPFYRESFDRAGVHPQDCRSLGDLARFPFTVKDDLRAQYPFGMFAVPKEKVRRIHASSGTTGRPTIVGYTERDLSHWSDVVARSLRAAGARPGHTVHIAYGYGLFTGGLGAHYGAERLGCTVVPASGGMTSRQVQIIQDLRPEIIMVTPSYMLTLLDEFERQGIDPRTTSLEVGVFGAEPWTQEMRREIEERFAIDAVDIYGLSEVMGPGVAQECVETKDGLHIWEDHFYPEVVDPITGEVLPDGAHGELVFTSLTKEAMPVIRYRTRDLTRLLPGTARAAFRRMEKITGRSDDMIILRGVNLFPAQVEEIVLRTPGVAPHFQLRLTREGRMDHLTVRAEARPDAAPEARTAAAGLIARGVKDGIGVSVAVEIVDPETLERSVGKIKRIVDARPRDKGADNV; encoded by the coding sequence ATGCCGGAAGCGGCTACGGGCAGCGATACGTTCGACGACGCGGAGCGGCTTTCGGCGGACGCACTGCACAGCCTGCAACTGACCCGGCTGCGCGCCTCGTTGCAGCATGCCTATGACCACGTCCCGTTCTACCGGGAGTCCTTCGACCGGGCCGGGGTGCATCCGCAGGACTGCCGCTCGCTCGGTGATCTCGCCCGCTTCCCGTTCACCGTCAAGGATGATCTGCGCGCCCAGTACCCCTTCGGGATGTTCGCCGTCCCGAAGGAGAAGGTGCGCCGCATTCACGCCTCCAGCGGCACCACCGGCCGCCCGACGATCGTCGGCTACACCGAACGCGATCTGTCGCACTGGTCGGATGTCGTCGCCCGCTCCCTCCGTGCCGCGGGTGCGCGGCCCGGACACACCGTCCATATCGCCTACGGGTACGGACTGTTCACCGGCGGTCTGGGTGCCCACTACGGCGCCGAGCGGCTGGGCTGCACGGTCGTACCGGCGTCCGGTGGGATGACCAGCCGCCAGGTGCAGATCATCCAGGACCTCCGGCCCGAGATCATCATGGTCACCCCGTCCTACATGCTCACCCTGCTGGACGAGTTCGAGCGGCAGGGCATCGATCCCCGTACGACCTCGCTCGAGGTGGGCGTCTTCGGCGCCGAACCCTGGACGCAGGAGATGCGCCGCGAGATCGAGGAGCGGTTCGCGATCGACGCCGTGGACATATACGGCCTGTCGGAGGTGATGGGCCCCGGTGTCGCCCAGGAGTGCGTGGAGACCAAGGACGGGCTGCACATCTGGGAGGACCACTTCTACCCGGAGGTGGTCGATCCGATCACCGGCGAGGTACTGCCGGACGGTGCGCACGGCGAGCTGGTCTTCACCTCGCTCACCAAGGAGGCGATGCCGGTCATCCGCTACCGCACCCGTGATCTGACCCGGCTGCTGCCCGGCACCGCGCGCGCCGCCTTCCGCAGGATGGAGAAGATCACCGGACGCAGCGACGACATGATCATCCTGCGGGGGGTCAATCTCTTCCCCGCCCAGGTCGAGGAGATCGTGCTGCGGACGCCCGGGGTCGCCCCGCACTTCCAGCTGAGGCTGACCCGGGAGGGCCGGATGGACCATCTGACGGTACGAGCCGAGGCCCGCCCCGACGCGGCCCCGGAGGCGCGCACGGCCGCCGCCGGACTGATCGCACGGGGCGTCAAGGACGGGATCGGGGTATCGGTCGCGGTCGAGATCGTCGACCCGGAGACCCTGGAACGCTCCGTCGGCAAGATCAAGCGCATCGTGGACGCCCGGCCGCGCGACAAGGGGGCGGACAACGTCTAG
- a CDS encoding GNAT family N-acetyltransferase yields MSALLDGDLSEAGRVAGVSLTEYFVTDSARWLWQFRLDQMAADPVHARWMVRQAVVGDKGLVVGHAGFHGPPDEVGMVEIGYSIAPGFRRQGYARSALIELLRRAAAETAVTTVRATISPDNVASLATISGFGFVEVGEQWDEEDGLELVFEVPARRVPPA; encoded by the coding sequence ATGTCCGCTTTGCTCGATGGAGACCTGTCCGAAGCCGGCAGGGTGGCCGGGGTTTCGCTGACCGAGTACTTCGTGACCGATAGCGCACGGTGGCTGTGGCAGTTCCGGCTCGATCAGATGGCCGCCGATCCCGTCCATGCGCGGTGGATGGTGCGGCAGGCGGTCGTCGGCGACAAGGGTCTCGTCGTCGGACATGCCGGGTTCCACGGACCGCCTGATGAGGTCGGCATGGTCGAGATCGGCTACTCCATTGCTCCCGGCTTCCGTCGCCAGGGGTATGCCCGGTCCGCGCTGATCGAGTTGCTCCGCCGGGCAGCGGCCGAAACCGCAGTCACGACTGTGCGGGCGACGATCAGCCCCGACAACGTGGCGTCCCTGGCCACGATTTCAGGCTTCGGCTTCGTTGAGGTCGGAGAGCAGTGGGACGAGGAGGACGGTCTCGAACTCGTCTTCGAGGTTCCTGCCCGCCGGGTTCCACCCGCTTGA
- a CDS encoding alpha/beta hydrolase, whose amino-acid sequence MPYDGERAETVQAERQERWTASGVRLRRVSSGDGRGNWLFVPGGPGLGSEALHGLVAAARVPGTAWLVDLPGDGSNRGHPAIPAEPYAHWPGALTEAAQALDDVVMVGHSTGGMFLLSVPELAAHLAGLALISSAPHAGWRPAFARYAEDHPLPGVDAAAERYAWQPDDQNLRALTLAAAPWNFLPSASADGRALLADLPYCHDAVAWADAHFDDTYRARWTPRDLPTLIVSGDRDRIVDQRLWQDEPGFHGAHVLHHRIGGAGHFPWIETPGSVRTAFAALAARLTPTD is encoded by the coding sequence ATGCCGTATGACGGAGAGCGAGCGGAGACGGTGCAAGCAGAGCGGCAGGAGCGGTGGACGGCTTCGGGAGTCAGGCTGCGCCGGGTCTCCTCCGGTGACGGGCGCGGGAACTGGCTCTTCGTGCCCGGCGGGCCCGGCCTGGGCTCCGAGGCCCTGCACGGTCTGGTGGCGGCGGCCCGGGTCCCCGGAACCGCCTGGCTGGTCGATCTGCCCGGCGACGGCTCCAACCGTGGCCATCCCGCGATTCCGGCCGAGCCCTACGCCCACTGGCCGGGCGCCCTGACGGAGGCCGCGCAGGCGCTGGACGACGTGGTGATGGTCGGCCACTCCACCGGAGGCATGTTCCTGCTGTCCGTCCCGGAACTCGCCGCGCACCTCGCGGGCCTGGCGCTGATCAGCAGCGCCCCGCACGCCGGCTGGCGCCCTGCCTTCGCCCGCTATGCCGAGGACCACCCGCTCCCCGGCGTCGACGCCGCTGCCGAGCGCTACGCCTGGCAACCGGACGACCAGAACTTGCGGGCCTTGACGCTCGCCGCCGCGCCGTGGAACTTCCTCCCGTCCGCGTCCGCCGACGGCCGGGCACTCCTCGCGGACCTGCCGTACTGCCATGACGCGGTGGCCTGGGCCGACGCCCACTTCGACGACACCTACCGGGCCCGCTGGACACCGCGGGACCTGCCGACCCTGATCGTCAGCGGTGACCGGGACCGCATCGTCGACCAGCGCCTCTGGCAGGACGAGCCGGGCTTCCACGGGGCACACGTCCTGCACCACCGGATCGGCGGCGCCGGCCATTTCCCCTGGATCGAGACCCCCGGCTCCGTCCGCACAGCCTTCGCCGCCCTCGCCGCCCGCCTGACCCCGACGGACTGA